A part of Arachis hypogaea cultivar Tifrunner chromosome 12, arahy.Tifrunner.gnm2.J5K5, whole genome shotgun sequence genomic DNA contains:
- the LOC112729065 gene encoding putative disease resistance RPP13-like protein 1, whose amino-acid sequence MAGVLVGGAFLSGFINVVLDRLISADAVNLVVGKKLSSDLVERLRNALTDAGDLVDDAEFKQLDNHDVKEWLNSLRDALYTADDLLDRVCTKAATQKVTLLGRIFNSEDRQMVNEIERVVRRIEDLENRKGKLGLEKISTASFSWKTPSTSLVKGNVCGREDDKKALIKMLNDNNEHHLSVISIVGMGGVGKTTLAQWMYNNAELMEGFDQKAWVCVSENFNIVETTRNIVKQISTNTQDLDSFNSIQDALKKGLSEKKFFIVVDDVWSNDHHQWKDFLAPFQYGVKGSTILLTTRKVDVGSVVQTNYQPHYLIPLSEDYCWSVFAANASFPESNGNPTLEGIGRSIARKCDGLPLAAETLGCLCRRHDAKEWEKILRSDIWGFSTNDSKIVPALLISYFHLAAHLKRCFVHCALFPKDYHFKKDELILLWMAEDLLRLPKRGESLEEVGCKCFEELVSRLFFKKLQDDDEYFVMHDLLHDLAIFLAGDFYCRIEELGEQEEKMVLTRHLSYLPPGRLDHPISKVFNSNARLESFRTSLYIDDLFSMESVASKFICMRVLSFHKLDVLPDSIGESIHLRYLNLSSTDINRLPESLCNLYNLRTLILYGCTKLTMLPINMHNLVNLRHLDIRKTCLEEMPGGISKMKHLHTLSSFVVGKREDNGIKELGGLSNLHGSLELKKLENIVDVKEAENARMTNKNLINELYLEWSSGDDMVPNTKAERDILDSLQPHNSLKELTIKGYKGTIFPDWLGNCSYNNMTSVSLESCNNCCMLPSLGQLPSLKALRIKGFGQLKCVDMEFYKGICDPSLHIAPPFPLLESLEFDNLPCWEEWHLPDSKVFPQLKSLEIGDCRMLKGDMLHQVFMRFVSSSSDALKVRKLVIQSLRAGFADMSLKGDKLSIRACESVVESAFNEMIGINHLPSLQKIEILGCSFAVSWPDNCLLPKCLQKLAIRQCRKLEFLDQKYDLVKLQIEDSCDSLTSLSLDVFPNLKNLEIIGCRNLESVSMSEAPHAALQRLSISFCEKLVSFAGEGLAAPNLTHLQVKGCWKLEALPRDMKSLLPSLQSLKISGCSDMCRLAEGDLPPNLKSLYVGICEQQIRDLSWMGNLDALTHLTLYGYKCKNIKSYPEVGSLPHLPSLTTLVILHFRNLETLECNELLRLTSLQQLYIGWCPKLENMEGEKLPPSLLLLDVYSCGLLEEHCKNKHQLIWPKISHIPTIQVNGKKLS is encoded by the coding sequence ATGGCTGGAGTTCTTGTTGGTGGAGCTTTTCTGTCTGGCTTCATTAATGTTGTCCTTGACAGGCTCATTTCTGCTGATGCTGTCAACTTGGTTGTGGGTAAGAAGCTTAGCTCTGACTTGGTTGAGAGGCTGAGGAATGCTCTGACAGATGCTGGAGATCTTGTTGATGATGCAGAGTTCAAGCAACTGGATAACCATGATGTGAAGGAGTGGCTCAACTCTCTCCGTGATGCTCTTTACACTGCTGATGACTTGCTGGACCGCGTCTGCACCAAAGCCGCAACTCAAAAGGTCACTCTCTTGGGTAGAATCTTCAACTCTGAAGATAGGCAGATGGTGAATGAGATAGAAAGGGTGGTTAGAAGGATAGAAGATCTTGAGAACCGCAAAGGAAAGCTTGGGCTTGAAAAGATTTCCACTGCTAGCTTCTCCTGGAAAACTCCATCCACTTCTCTTGTAAAAGGGAATGTGTGTGGCAGGGAGGATGACAAGAAGGCCTTAATCAAGATGCTGAATGACAACAATGAGCATCACCTCTCTGTCATCTCTATTGTTGGCATGGGTGGTGTTGGTAAAACTACTTTAGCTCAATGGATGTACAATAATGCAGAGTTGATGGAGGGATTTGATCAGAAAGCATGGGTTTGTGTTTCGGAAAACTTCAATATTGTTGAGACTACAAGGAATATAGTAAAGCAGATCTCTACAAATACTCAGGATCTTGATagcttcaattcaattcaagatgCTTTGAAGAAAGGATTGTCCGAAAAGAAGTTCTTTATTGTTGTGGATGATGTTTGGAGCAATGATCATCATCAATGGAAGGATTTTCTAGCCCCTTTTCAATATGGGGTTAAGGGAAGTACTATTCTTCTGACTACTCGCAAGGTAGATGTTGGTTCAGTTGTTCAAACAAATTATCAACCTCACTATCTCATTCCATTATCAGAAGACTACTGTTGGTCAGTATTTGCAGCCAATGCTTCTTTTCCAGAATCAAATGGGAACCCGACACTAGAAGGAATAGGCAGAAGCATTGCTAGGAAGTGTGATGGTTTGCCATTAGCAGCCGAAACCCTTGGTTGCTTGTGCAGAAGGCATGATGCTAAGGAATGGGAAAAAATCTTAAGGAGTGATATTTGGGGATTTTCTACAAATGACAGTAAGATTGTTCCAGCATTGTTAATTAGTTACTTTCACCTTGCTGCACATTTGAAGCGTTGTTTTGTTCATTGTGCACTGTTTCCAAAAGATTATCACTTTAAGAAAGATGAACTAATTTTGTTGTGGATGGCCGAAGATCTTTTAAGACTaccaaagagaggagagagcttggAAGAGGTTGGTTGCAAGTGTTTTGAAGAATTAGTTTCAAGGTTATTCTTTAAAAAGCTTCAAGACGATGATGAGTATTTTGTGATGCATGATCTCTTGCATGACTTGGCAATATTCCTTGCTGGAGATTTCTATTGTAGAATAGAAGAACTTGGTGAACAAGAGGAAAAGATGGTTCTCACTCGCCATTTGTCATATTTGCCACCTGGAAGGTTAGATCATCCAATCTCAAAAGTCTTTAACTCCAACGCGAGGCTGGAATCTTTCAGGACATCGTTGTATATCGATGATTTATTCAGCATGGAAAGTGTAGCATCTAAGTTTATATGCATGAGAGTTTTATCCTTTCATAAACTTGATGTATTACCTGATTCAATAGGTGAATCGATTCATCTACGGTATTTGAATCTCTCTTCTACTGACATTAACAGGTTGCCAGAATCATTGTGCAACTTGTATAATCTACGAACATTAATATTGTACGGATGTACTAAGTTGACCATGTTGCCGATTAACATGCACAATCTTGTGAATTTACGGCATCTTGATATTAGGAAAACTTGTTTGGAAGAAATGCCTGGAGGAATAAGCAAAATGAAACACTTGCATACCTTAAGTTCCTTTGTGGTGGGGAAGCGTGAAGATAATGGAATCAAGGAATTAGGAGGGCTCTCAAATCTTCATGGATCACTTGAGCTTAAGAAGTTGGAGAATATTGTTGATGTGAAAGAAGCAGAGAATGCAAGGATGACAAACAAGAATCTCATCAACGAATTATACTTGGAGTGGTCTTCAGGCGATGATATGGTTCCGAACACAAAAGCCGAAAGAGATATACTCGATAGCTTGCAACCTCACAACAGCTTGAAAGAGTTGACAATCAAAGGATACAAGGGTACAATATTTCCAGATTGGTTGGGGAACTGTTCATACAACAATATGACAAGTGTATCTCTGGAGTCTTGCAACAATTGCTGCATGCTGCCTTCACTTGGACAGTTGCCATCTCTTAAGGCCCTGCGCATTAAAGGTTTTGGTCAGCTGAAGTGTGTTGACATGGAGTTTTACAAGGGTATTTGTGACCCTTCTTTGCATATTGCTCCTCCTTTTCCTTTGTTGGAGAGTTTGGAATTTGATAACTTGCCATGTTGGGAGGAGTGGCACTTACCTGACTCAAAAGTTTTTCCTCAGCTTAAGAGTCTTGAAATAGGAGATTGTCGAATGTTAAAGGGAGATATGCTTCATCAGGTATTCATGAGATTTGTTTCTTCTTCGTCGGATGCTTTGAAAGTTCGCAAGCTAGTTATCCAATCTCTAAGAGCAGGGTTTGCAGATATGTCACTTAAAGGGGATAAATTATCAATTAGGGCATGTGAATCTGTGGTGGAGTCTGCATTTAACGAAATGATCGGCATTAACCATCTACCCTCCCTCCAAAAAATAGAAATCTTGGGGTGTTCATTTGCTGTGTCCTGGCCGGACAATTGTTTATTACCCAAATGTTTGCAAAAGCTCGCAATCCGGCAATGCAGAAAACTGGAATTCCTGGACCAGAAGTATGATTTGGTAAAGCTACAAATAGAAGACAGTTGTGATTCACTGACCTCCTTGTCGTTGGATGTCTTTCCCAATCTCAAGAATCTCGAGATAATAGGGTGTAGGAATCTGGAATCAGTGTCAATGTCAGAGGCACCACACGCTGCTCTTCAACGTCTCTCCATTAGTTTCTGCGAGAAATTAGTGTCATTTGCAGGAGAAGGACTGGCTGCACCCAACTTGACTCATCTTCAAGTCAAAGGGTGCTGGAAGTTGGAGGCATTACCACGTGACATGAAGAGTCTACTCCCAAGTCTACAGTCTCTCAAGATATCTGGTTGCTCTGACATGTGCAGGTTGGCAGAGGGTGATTTGCCGCCTAACTTGAAATCACTTTATGTGGGAATTTGCGAGCAACAAATTAGGGATCTATCGTGGATGGGCAATTTGGACGCCCTCACTCATCTTACACTTTATGGTTATAAGTGTAAGAACATAAAGTCATACCCAGAGGTGGGTTCGCTGCCTCACCTTCCCTCCCTTACCACTCTTGTGATATTGCACTTCCGTAATCTGGAGACATTGGAGTGCAACGAGCTTCTCCGCCTCACCTCCCTTCAACAACTATACATTGGTTGGTGTCCAAAGCTGGAGAATATGGAAGGAGAAAAGCTGCCTCCCTCTCTCTTGCTACTTGACGTTTATAGTTGTGGTTTGCTGGAAGAACACTGCAAGAACAAGCATCAACTAATCTGGCCCAAAATTTCCCACATCCCCACCATTCAAGTCAATGGCAAGAAACTTTCCTGA
- the LOC112726305 gene encoding putative UDP-rhamnose:rhamnosyltransferase 1 yields MAENTTQHVVMLPWSAFGHLIPFFQLSISIAKSGIHVSFISTPKNIQRLPKPPSDLSHLLHLVEIPFPSSLDSSQLSGGEATMDIPFDKIQYLKLAWDQMQNPVKEFVSKLLPNWIICDFHPHWIVEIAQELHVKLMYFSVYSASTIVFYGPPDRMRAKTSPEDLTSPREWMNFPSSVAFQRNEAIAFYQDAHVENVSGLRDIDRFAKMIGASNAVAFRSCYEMEGEYLNLYQELIGKPVIPIGLLPPEKPERRLVDESWRKTFEWLDAQETKSVVFVGFGSECKLTKEQVFEIAYGLELSEFPFLWTLRKPSWAIHDHDSLPLGFCERTSKRGKVCFGWAPQKEILAHKSIGGSLFHSGWGSIIETLMFGHTLVVLPFVVDQPLNAKALLDKGLAIEVKRNNEDGSFSRDDIAKCLREAMVLQEGEKLRIKTREVAKVVGDLKLHHGYMEAFVKFLKT; encoded by the coding sequence ATGGCTGAGAATACAACTCAACATGTAGTGATGCTTCCATGGTCTGCATTTGGCCATTTGATTCCATTTTTCCAACTCTCCATATCCATAGCCAAATCAGGAATTCATGTCTCCTTCATTTCAACACCAAAGAACATTCAAAGGCTTCCAAAGCCACCTTCAGATTTATCTCATCTTTTACATTTGGTGGAAATTCCATTTCCATCATCATTAGACTCATCACAACTCTCTGGTGGTGAGGCCACCATGGACATCCCATTTGACAAGATTCAGTACCTGAAGTTGGCATGGGATCAGATGCAAAATCCAGTTAAGGAATTTGTGTCTAAATTGCTACCAAATTGGATCATTTGTGACTTTCATCCACATTGGATTGTAGAGATAGCACAAGAGCTTCAtgtgaaactcatgtacttctctgTTTACTCTGCTTCCACTATTGTGTTCTATGGACCACCCGATCGAATGAGAGCTAAAACATCACCAGAAGACCTGACATCACCAAGAGAATGGATGAATTTTCCGTCTTCAGTGGCTTTCCAACGAAATGAGGCCATTGCGTTCTACCAAGATGCACATGTAGAAAATGTGTCCGGTTTAAGAGACATTGATAGGTTTGCCAAGATGATAGGTGCCTCAAATGCTGTAGCATTTCGCAGCTGCTATGAGATGGAAGGTGAGTATTTGAATCTATACCAAGAACTTATTGGGAAGCCAGTGATTCCTATAGGTTTGCTTCCTCCGGAGAAGCCGGAGAGAAGACTTGTTGATGAGTCATGGAGGAAGACATTCGAGTGGCTTGACGCGCAAGAAACAAAATCGGTAGTCTTTGTTGGGTTTGGTAGTGAGTGTAAATTGACCAAAGAGCAAGTTTTTGAGATAGCTTATGGATTAGAGCTTTCTGAATTTCCATTTTTATGGACATTGAGAAAACCAAGTTGGGCAATTCATGATCATGATTCTCTGCCTCTTGGATTTTGTGAAAGAACATCAAAGAGAGGAAAAGTTTGTTTTGGATGGGCACCACAAAAGGAAATTTTGGCACATAAATCTATTGGGGGGTCTTTGTTTCATTCTGGCTGGGGATCTATAATTGAGACTTTGATGTTTGGCCACACTCTTGTAGTGTTGCCATTTGTTGTTGATCAACCTCTTAATGCAAAGGCTTTGCTTGATAAGGGTCTTGCCATTGAAGTGAAAAGAAACAATGAAGATGGTTCATTTAGTAGAGATGACATAGCCAAATGCCTTAGAGAAGCTATGGTATTGCAGGAAGGAGAGAAGCTCAGAATAAAGACTAGAGAAGTTGCTAAAGTTGTAGGAGATTTGAAGCTTCACCATGGTTACATGGAAGCATTTGTCAAGTTTCTTAAGACTTAA
- the LOC112726307 gene encoding UDP-glycosyltransferase 91C1 yields the protein MAVFVLSMTKYNSDDPPPQKKKKKMAESRTHVVMLPWCAFDHLIPFFQLSISLAKSGVHVSFISTPRNIQRLPKPPSTLAHLLDLVELPLPSLDAGLLPEGAEATVDIPSDKIQYLKLATDQLQHPVKQLVANWLPDWIICDFHSYWIVDIAQEFQVKLQFFSVITASAQVFFGPPGARGALPSPKDLTVPPEWVTFPSSVAYQMHEAIAIFDGAYQENVSGLSDLERFNKVFGASQAVLFRSCHEIEGEYLNLYQELIGKPVIPIGLLPPDKPERKIVDESWCKTFEWLDAQATKSVVFVGFGSECKLSKDQVFEIAYGLELSELPFLWSLRKPSWAIHDHESLPLGFVERTSKRGKVCMGWAPQQEILAHPSIGGSFFHSGWGSVIENLQFGNTLVVLPFIVDQPLTARFLVEKGLAIEVKRNNEDGSFSRDDIAKSLREAMVMEEGEKVRNKTRDAANVVGNLKLHQDYMAEFVKFLKTGIWKQI from the coding sequence ATGGCAGTTTTTGTTTTGTCAATGACCAAATACAACTCAGATGATCCTCcaccacagaaaaagaaaaagaaaatggcagAGAGTAGAACTCACGTAGTGATGCTTCCATGGTGTGCCTTTGATCACTTGATACCATTTTTCCAACTTTCCATATCCTTAGCCAAATCTGGTGTTCATGTCTCATTCATATCAACACCAAGAAACATTCAAAGGCTTCCGAAACCACCTTCAACTTTGGCTCATTTGTTAGATTTGGTCGAACTTCCATTGCCATCCTTAGACGCCGGCCTCTTGCCCGAAGGAGCTGAGGCCACCGTGGACATTCCATCTGATAAAATTCAATACTTAAAATTGGCAACTGATCAACTTCAACATCCAGTGAAGCAATTAGTGGCCAATTGGTTACCGGATTGGATAATATGTGATTTTCATTCATACTGGATTGTAGACATTGCCCAGGAGTTTCAGGTGAAACTACAGTTTTTTTCGGTTATTACTGCTTCGGCTCAAGTGTTCTTTGGACCACCTGGTGCAAGGGGTGCGCTCCCATCTCCGAAAGATCTAACAGTACCGCCGGAATGGGTTACTTTTCCATCTTCAGTGGCTTACCAGATGCATGAAGCCATTGCTATTTTTGATGGTGCCTACCAGGAAAATGTTTCCGGCCTAAGCGACCTAGAAAGGTTTAACAAGGTATTTGGTGCTTCGCAAGCTGTGTTATTTCGCAGCTGCCACGAGATTGAAGGTGAGTATCTGAATCTGTACCAAGAATTGATTGGGAAGCCAGTTATTCCCATTGGTCTGCTTCCTCCAGATAAGCCAGAGAGAAAAATTGTTGATGAGTCTTGGTGTAAGACATTTGAGTGGCTTGATGCGCAAGCAACCAAATCAGTAGTCTTTGTGGGGTTTGGGAGTGAGTGTAAATTGAGTAAGGATCAAGTTTTTGAGATAGCTTATGGATTAGAGCTTTCTGAATTGCCCTTTCTATGGAGCCTGAGAAAACCAAGTTGGGCAATTCATGATCATGAATCTCTACCTCTTGGTTTCGTTGAAAGAACATCAAAGAGAGGAAAAGTATGCATGGGATGGGCACCACAACAGGAAATTCTGGCACATCCATCTATTGGGGGATCTTTTTTTCATTCTGGTTGGGGATCTGTGATTGAAAATCTGCAATTTGGAAACACTCTTGTTGTGTTGCCCTTCATTGTTGATCAACCTCTTACCGCGAGGTTTTTGGTCGAAAAGGGATTGGCGATTGAAGTGAAAAGAAACAACGAAGATGGGTCGTTCAGTCGAGATGACATAGCCAAATCCCTTAGAGAAGCAATGGTTATGGAGGAAGGAGAGAAGGTCAGAAACAAAACAAGAGATGCTGCTAATGTTGTAGGAAACTTGAAGCTACACCAGGATTACATGGCGGAATTTGTCAAGTTTCTTAAGACAGGAATCTGGAAACAGATCTAG
- the LOC112726306 gene encoding mechanosensitive ion channel protein 1, mitochondrial codes for MAAVRFSHLKRLQSSIKGSLNVELCHNSVDMNLARSARLPSDSLSNVYYKRELQSPRIFTKNQFSSIPSECHASSSPVITKHNALVYPGMLPSFRIRGALPFASMSPMLNCRTYSSVLGGKGSRDHNGTEVAAGAGDVNAGDDSVVAGDLAEKMKDTWKSVVETATHAGEKVKEASDELTPYAQQLLDSHPYLNKVVIPVGSTLTATLVAWFLMPWILRKFHKYAMKGPISLIPGSTSWEQVAYEKSFWGAMEDPVRYLVTFITLSQIGAMVAPTTITSQYLVPAWRGAAIISFVWFLHRWKTNVFHRTLSNQGLLGLDKEKLLTLDRISSVGLFVIGIMALAEACGVAVQSIVTVGGIGGVATAFAARDILGNVFSGLSMQFSRPFSIGDTIKAGSVEGQVVEMGLTTTSLLSTEKFPVIVPNSFFSSQVIVNKSRAECRGIISKIPLQIEDLSKIPQLSEDIKSMLRSHAKVFLGKEVPYCFLSRVESSYAELTIGYNLKHMRKDELFAAEQDVLLHAVQVIKNHGIALGSTLPG; via the exons ATGGCTGCTGTTAGGTTTTCCCATTTAAAACGCCTCCAGAGTTCAATCAAGGGTTCTCTGAATGTTGAACTGTGTCACAATAGTGTGGATATGAATCTTGCAAGAAGTGCAAGGTTGCCTAGTGATTCACTTAGCAATGTTTATTACAAAAGGGAGTTACAGTCACCTCGAATTTTCACTAAGAATCAGTTTAGTAGTATTCCTTCTGAATGTCATGCTAGTAGTTCCCCTGTTATTACCAAACACAATGCATTAGTTTATCCTGGGATGTTGCCTAGCTTTCGAATCCGGGGTGCTCTTCCTTTTGCTTCAATGAGCCCCATGTTGAATTGCCGGACATATTCGTCGGTTTTGGGTGGCAAAGGTAGCAGGGATCATAATGGCACAGAAGTTGCTGCTGGTGCTGGTGATGTGAATGCCGGTGATGATTCTGTTGTTGCTGGTGATCTAGCTGAGAAGATGAAAGATACATGGAAGAGTGTGGTAGAGACAGCAACACATGCTGGAGAAAAGGTTAAAGAAGCCTCGGATGAGCTGACTCCATATGCTCAACAGTTGCTTGATTCACATCCGTATCTTAACAAGGTGGTTATTCCAGTTGGTAGTACATTAACTGCTACTCTAGTAGCTTGGTTTTTGATGCCTTGGATTTTGAGGAAATTTCACAAATATGCAATGAAAGGTCCAATTTCTCTAATACCTGGAAGCACATCATGGGAACAAGTTGCTTATGAGAAAAGCTTTTGGGGTGCTATGGAAGACCCAGTGCGATATTTAGTTACCTTCATCACATTATCACAGAT TGGTGCAATGGTAGCTCCAACAACTATAACTTCACAATATCTTGTGCCGGCTTGGAGGGGCGCAGCGATTATTTCATTTGTATGGTTTTTGCATAGATGGAAGACAAATGTGTTTCATCGTACCCTGTCCAATCAAGGTTTACTTGGACTTGACAAGGAGAAATTGCTCACTCTAGATAGAATTTCATCTGTTGGTCTGTTTGTGATTGGTATAATGGCTTTGGCTGAGGCTTGTGGTGTGGCTGTGCAATCTATTGTAACTGTTGGTGGTATCGGAG GAGTTGCTACTGCTTTTGCCGCAAGAGATATCCTTGGCAATGTTTTCAGTGGTTTATCTATGCAGTTTTCCAGGCCCTTTTCAATAGGAGATACAATAAAA GCTGGCTCAGTTGAGGGTCAAGTGGTGGAAATGGGCCTTACTACAACATCGTTGCTGAGTACTGAGAAGTTTCCAGTCATAGTGCCGAATTCCTTTTTTTCTAGCCAG GTTATAGTGAACAAATCTCGTGCTGAGTGTCGTGGCATCATCAGCAAAATCCCTCTGCAAATTGAGGATTTAAGTAAGATTCCCCAGTTATCTGAGGATATAAAAAGCATGCTAAGATCACATGCAAAGGTGTTCTTGGGAAAAGAGGTTCCTTACTGTTTCTTGTCAAGAGTGGAAAGTTCATATGCAGAATTGACTATTGGATACAACCTCAAACACATG CGCAAAGATGAGTTATTTGCTGCAGAACAAGACGTTCTCCTGCATGCAGTTCAGGTCATTAAGAATCATGGGATAGCTCTTGGCAGCACATTGCCAGGTTGA